TGTGCCTGCGGGCCGCCGGGCTCGGCGATCGTCGTGGGGATGACGCGCGCGTCGGCGCCCGCGGCGGCAGCCTCGCGCAGCACGGCGTCGACGGCACGCTCGAAGCCGCGCGCAGTGGGGTTGCCGATGACGGCGAGGGATGGCACGGCGTCAGGCTATCCGCGCACTGCGGTGGCGCTGCTGAGCCCCGGCGCCCCAAGGCACACGAAGCGTCAGGGCATCGCGGGGCGCAGCGACAGGAACGCGGCGAGCCGCGCGATCTCGTCGTGCACGGCGTCGCGCAGCCGCGGGCTGGGCTCGGTGTCCCAGTGGATGCGGTGCACGAGCAGGGCGCCCGACTCGCGATCGGACTTCGCGTCGACCTTGCCGACGAGCAGGTCGCCGTCGAGGATCGGCAGCGCGAAGGCGCCCCACCGCCGCTTCGCCGCCGGCGTGTACTGCTCGAGCGCGTACTCGAAGCCCCACAGCTGCGTCATCCGCTTGCGGTCCGCGATCAGCCGGTCGAGCGGTGAGAGCAGCGCGACGCGGCCCGCGAAGCCCTCTGCGGTCGCGTCGGGTGCGAGCCGCCACTCGCCGCGCAGCATCGTGCCGTCGCTCGCCTCCACGCGCACCGATTCGCCCTCGTCGCCGAGGTGGGTCGGGCGGGTGATGCCGTTCGAGCGAAGCCAGCGCTGGCGCCAGGTGCTCCAGGCGTCGTCGATGCGCGCCGGCTCCACCGGTGGCAGCACGCGCGCTGCGAGATCCCACACCCGTGCGGTGCCGTGCCGCTCGGCGACCACCACCTCTCCGCGGATCTGCAGCAGCTCGAGCATCATCGCCACGTTGCGATCGGTGTTCCAGCCGCTCGAGGCGTAGGGCACGTCGGCGGCATCGTCGATCTCGGCCTGGGGGAGCGGTCCCTCCTCGCGCAGCTGCATGAGCACACGCGCGTGGAAGCCGCCGTTGGCGTCGAGCCACTCGCGCGCGCTGCTGTGGATCGACTCGGGGTCGCGCCCGATCGCGATCGTCCACGGCAGGTCGGTCATCGCCCGCAGCCCGATCGCGAATGCCTCCATCGGGTGCCGGTGCGGGCCGAGGTGCTCGAAGAGCGTCTGCTCGGTCTCGACGGCGCGACGCACGTCGTCGAAGGCGAGCGAAGGGATGCGCGTGTGCGCGATCTGCTCGGCCGACGGCGCGACGATCTCGGTGGGGTTGAGCGGCAGCAGCGTGAGCTGCTCGACCACCTCCGGCAGGTCATCCGCCTCGCGCTCGAGGCTCGACGCATCCAGCCACTGCGCGCGCACGGCGATGCGCCGTGCCTCCTCGATCGAGATCGTCCGAACCGCCGCCATGCCCCGACCCTAGCGACGGCCACCCCGCCCCCGCCGACGCCTCCCAGCATCGAGTGGCGCCTCCCAGCGTCGAGTGGCGCCTCCCAGCATCGAGTGGCGCCTCCCAGCATCGAGTGGCGCCTCCCAGCATCGAGTGGCGCCTCCCAGCATCGAGTGGCGCCTCCCAGCATCGAGTGGCGCCTCCCAGCATCGAGTGGCGCTTCCCAGCATCGAGTGGCGCCTCCTGGCACCCACTGGCTTTCCGGAAATCGAGTGGCGCCTCCTGGCACCCACTGGCTTTCCGGACCGGCCCAGCACCTCAATCGAGCAGCAGGCGCCAATCGACCGCAGGAGGCGCCACTCGATCGCAGCAGGCGCCAATGGATCGGGGGAGTCGCCAATCGATGCGTGGGGGCGCCACTCGATCGCGCAGCGCGGCGGTGGATGCGACAGGATCGAGCGCATGGTGAACGAGCTCCGCATCTTGCCGGCGAACCAGGCGCAGCCCGACGACCTCGACGCGCTCTTCGGCGGGCGCGGCGGCGGGCATCGCTGCAGGTGCCAGCGCTACCGGCTCGACCGCGGCGAGACCTTCGCGGGCACGCCCATCGAGGACCGCGCCATGCGCCTGGTCGACCAGACCGCCGCGGGCGACCCCGTCGCATCCGTCACGAGCGGGCTCGTGGCCTACCTCGACGATGTGCCGGTCGGCTGGGTCGCGGTCGCGCCGCGCAGCGACCATCAGGGGCTCGTGCGCGAGTTCACCGTGCCCTGGAAGGGCCGCGAGGAGGATCGAGCGGATGCGTCGGTGTGGGCGATCACCTGCCTGTTCGTTCGCGCCGGGCACAGGAAGCAGGGCATCAGTCGCGCGCTCGCCGTCGCCGCTGTCGACTTCGCGGTCGAGCACGGTGCTCGCGCGGTGGAGGCCTACCCGATCACGACGGCGTCAGTGATCGACGAGGAGCTGCACGTCGGCACCGTGCCGACCTTCGAGGCTGCCGGGCTGACCGAGGTGTCGCATCCCACGAAGCGCAGGAAGGTGCTGCGGCTCGACGTCGAGTGAGGGCACCTGAGCAGTGCCAGGATTGGGGCATGTCAGATACGCCCCGCCACCTCGAGACGATCGCCGTGACCGCTGGCCGGCCACCGCACGAATCCGGTGCGCCGTTCAATGAGCCCGTCACCTTCGCCAGCGCGTTCGTCGCTGGCGGCGAGCTGGAGTACGCGCGCTACGGCAACCCGTCGTGGACGGCGCTCGAGGAGGCGCTGGGCGCGCTCGAGGGCGGCGAGTGCATCTCGTTCGCGAGCGGCATGGCGGCGGTGAGCGCGATCCTCGAGCAGGTGCCGCACGGCGGAGCGGTGGTGGTGGCGCGGCACACCTATCAGCATGCGCTGCTCATGCTCGACGAGGGCGCGACGAGTGG
The window above is part of the Agrococcus sp. ARC_14 genome. Proteins encoded here:
- a CDS encoding GNAT family N-acetyltransferase, giving the protein MVNELRILPANQAQPDDLDALFGGRGGGHRCRCQRYRLDRGETFAGTPIEDRAMRLVDQTAAGDPVASVTSGLVAYLDDVPVGWVAVAPRSDHQGLVREFTVPWKGREEDRADASVWAITCLFVRAGHRKQGISRALAVAAVDFAVEHGARAVEAYPITTASVIDEELHVGTVPTFEAAGLTEVSHPTKRRKVLRLDVE
- a CDS encoding crosslink repair DNA glycosylase YcaQ family protein, producing the protein MAAVRTISIEEARRIAVRAQWLDASSLEREADDLPEVVEQLTLLPLNPTEIVAPSAEQIAHTRIPSLAFDDVRRAVETEQTLFEHLGPHRHPMEAFAIGLRAMTDLPWTIAIGRDPESIHSSAREWLDANGGFHARVLMQLREEGPLPQAEIDDAADVPYASSGWNTDRNVAMMLELLQIRGEVVVAERHGTARVWDLAARVLPPVEPARIDDAWSTWRQRWLRSNGITRPTHLGDEGESVRVEASDGTMLRGEWRLAPDATAEGFAGRVALLSPLDRLIADRKRMTQLWGFEYALEQYTPAAKRRWGAFALPILDGDLLVGKVDAKSDRESGALLVHRIHWDTEPSPRLRDAVHDEIARLAAFLSLRPAMP